The following are encoded together in the Proteiniphilum saccharofermentans genome:
- a CDS encoding ATP-binding cassette domain-containing protein: MHQVIALDNVIPRMPDSPFTQPINWQINSDEVWGITGRNGSGKSLLSELICGKIAIQSGNIRYHFSDDPDKKGGFRLPSQQIRKIEFNAAYSLLDYRKLFYQQRFNNSENEEIPLVSDLLPLDNLSEENRLIFKTFHLFDLMDRKFIHLSSGELRKFLIAKVLLDNPKMLIFDNPFIGLDEESRKSLNAMFVFLLNRYNIRLLFISPSFDDLPACTTHILEMKHCSVNFRGEKSDFIPESLSMTASLPGINWDDFTPEDRNPESNELVSMTHVDIAYGKRIIQKDVNWTILKDEKWALLGPNGSGKSTLLSYIFADNPQAYAKNIRLFGRKRGTGESIWDIKRRIGFSSSELHLYYRENVSCSAVVASGFFDSIGLYRKCNAQQTLLSEKLMEILQIAHLKERPFLKVSSGEQRLLFFARALIKNPELLILDEPFHGLDRHNKIRCTSIVESFAHQNGKSLIYVTHRKEEIPDCINHFMVLQQYEEISSEE, encoded by the coding sequence ATGCATCAGGTCATTGCACTGGACAACGTTATACCAAGGATGCCCGATTCACCTTTCACACAACCTATCAACTGGCAAATTAACAGTGATGAGGTTTGGGGCATTACAGGGCGTAACGGAAGTGGTAAATCATTACTATCGGAACTGATATGTGGAAAGATAGCAATACAATCAGGTAATATCCGGTATCATTTTTCAGATGATCCGGATAAAAAAGGCGGTTTCCGGTTACCTTCCCAACAGATCAGGAAGATCGAGTTCAACGCCGCCTATTCCCTACTCGATTACCGTAAGCTATTCTATCAACAACGATTCAATAACTCCGAAAATGAAGAAATACCGTTGGTAAGTGATCTATTACCATTAGACAACCTCTCCGAAGAGAATCGTCTTATTTTCAAAACTTTCCATCTTTTCGACCTAATGGATCGGAAGTTTATCCACCTGTCAAGTGGAGAATTACGGAAATTCCTTATAGCTAAGGTATTGCTCGACAACCCGAAAATGCTGATATTCGATAATCCCTTTATCGGTCTGGATGAAGAATCGCGTAAGTCTCTCAATGCAATGTTTGTGTTTCTTCTTAACCGCTATAATATCCGGCTATTGTTTATTTCTCCGTCATTCGACGACCTGCCGGCCTGCACAACGCATATCTTGGAAATGAAACACTGCTCGGTCAACTTCCGTGGAGAAAAATCTGATTTTATCCCGGAAAGCCTGTCTATGACAGCTTCTCTTCCCGGAATCAACTGGGATGATTTCACACCCGAAGACCGTAACCCCGAAAGCAACGAACTTGTATCGATGACCCATGTGGATATTGCTTACGGGAAAAGAATCATTCAGAAGGATGTCAACTGGACAATCTTAAAGGACGAAAAATGGGCGCTATTGGGGCCTAATGGTTCCGGGAAGTCGACCTTACTCAGTTATATCTTTGCCGACAATCCGCAGGCATATGCTAAGAATATACGCCTCTTTGGGAGAAAAAGAGGAACCGGGGAAAGCATTTGGGATATCAAACGGCGTATTGGCTTCAGCTCTTCAGAATTACACCTCTATTACAGGGAAAATGTAAGTTGTTCGGCGGTGGTTGCCTCCGGATTTTTCGACAGTATCGGATTATACCGCAAGTGCAATGCACAACAGACTCTTCTCTCGGAGAAATTAATGGAAATATTACAAATAGCACACTTGAAAGAAAGGCCGTTCCTGAAAGTCTCTTCGGGCGAACAGCGGTTACTCTTTTTTGCCAGGGCGCTGATCAAAAATCCTGAATTATTGATCCTTGATGAGCCTTTCCACGGATTAGACCGGCATAACAAAATACGGTGTACATCCATCGTAGAGTCTTTTGCACACCAAAACGGGAAGTCCCTCATCTATGTCACACACAGAAAAGAAGAGATCCCCGATTGTATAAATCACTTTATGGTCTTGCAACAATACGAAGAGATCTCTTCCGAAGAATAA
- a CDS encoding sugar phosphate isomerase/epimerase family protein — protein MKLFYYSMVLICLMLGMTSFSNTYEPEFAVCTSVSNYPLLKATGYQYVESNVAYLMPDKSDAEFQEHLDEIKRLNARVISCTSFIPGSLPLIGPEAKQDEAVVWADSALRRAGMANIPYIVFGSGKARNVPENVSKGQATEQFIAFCRKIAPLAKKYNVTVVIEPLNRAETNLVNSLEEGARIVEAVNHPNLKLLCDIYHMMREDEPASEIVKYGKYIRHCHIAEREERTSPGTKGDDFRLYFKALKEIGYKGCVSIECRWKDLPQEIQPALSYMQEQFRSL, from the coding sequence ATGAAGCTTTTTTATTACAGTATGGTACTGATATGCCTTATGCTTGGAATGACCTCTTTTTCCAACACTTATGAGCCGGAATTTGCTGTGTGTACAAGTGTATCCAATTATCCGTTGCTTAAAGCGACAGGGTATCAGTATGTCGAATCAAATGTGGCATACCTGATGCCTGATAAAAGTGATGCTGAGTTTCAGGAACATCTGGATGAAATAAAGAGATTAAATGCCAGAGTTATTTCCTGTACCAGTTTTATTCCGGGCAGTTTGCCACTTATCGGCCCTGAAGCCAAACAGGATGAGGCGGTGGTATGGGCCGACTCCGCTCTGCGTAGGGCCGGGATGGCAAATATTCCCTATATCGTTTTCGGAAGCGGAAAAGCCCGTAATGTACCGGAGAATGTCAGTAAGGGACAAGCTACGGAGCAGTTTATCGCTTTTTGTAGAAAGATTGCTCCATTAGCCAAGAAATACAATGTGACCGTGGTTATCGAGCCTTTGAACAGGGCAGAAACCAATCTGGTCAATTCCCTGGAGGAAGGCGCCCGTATCGTGGAAGCGGTCAATCATCCCAATTTGAAGTTACTATGTGATATATATCACATGATGCGGGAAGATGAGCCGGCTTCGGAAATAGTGAAGTATGGCAAATATATCCGCCATTGCCATATTGCCGAAAGAGAAGAACGCACTTCCCCAGGGACCAAAGGGGATGACTTCAGGCTCTATTTCAAGGCATTGAAAGAGATTGGCTATAAAGGATGTGTCTCTATTGAGTGCAGGTGGAAAGACCTGCCACAGGAGATCCAGCCGGCGCTCTCCTATATGCAGGAGCAGTTCCGGTCGTTATAA
- a CDS encoding radical SAM protein produces the protein MSTILFHEIVFGPIHSRRLGVSLGMNLLPYDGKLCSFDCIYCECGFNKDFRTKTKLPDRENVRAALEDKLLSLRREGITPDVITFAGNGEPTMHPEFKGIIDDTIELRNRYFPDAKISVLTNGMHLNKPEVFEALQKIENPIVKLDSALDKTVRLLDRPNAPGYSVAKQVERYKRFKGDFILQTMFVRGRFEGKEIDNTTEEEISAWLELVRALNPREVMIYTIDRETPAKELEKVPVGDLQKIAARVEGLGIQTNVAG, from the coding sequence ATGTCCACCATACTTTTTCATGAGATTGTTTTTGGGCCTATCCACAGCAGGAGGCTGGGGGTATCGCTTGGAATGAACCTGCTGCCGTATGACGGTAAGCTCTGTTCATTCGACTGTATCTATTGCGAATGCGGGTTCAATAAGGATTTCCGTACAAAGACCAAATTACCCGACCGGGAAAATGTACGGGCGGCGCTGGAAGATAAACTGTTATCGCTCCGCCGGGAAGGAATCACACCCGATGTAATCACTTTTGCCGGTAACGGGGAACCGACGATGCATCCTGAATTCAAGGGTATCATTGATGACACCATAGAGTTACGGAACCGTTATTTCCCCGATGCCAAAATAAGTGTGCTGACAAACGGTATGCACCTCAACAAGCCCGAGGTATTCGAGGCACTCCAAAAGATAGAGAATCCCATAGTGAAACTCGACTCGGCACTCGATAAGACCGTACGTCTGCTCGACCGTCCCAACGCACCAGGATATTCAGTGGCCAAACAGGTAGAACGCTATAAGCGTTTCAAAGGTGATTTTATCCTACAGACTATGTTCGTGAGAGGCCGGTTCGAGGGAAAGGAGATAGACAACACCACCGAAGAGGAGATTTCAGCATGGTTAGAGCTCGTCAGGGCGCTTAATCCCCGCGAGGTGATGATCTACACCATCGACCGGGAAACGCCCGCTAAAGAGCTTGAAAAAGTGCCTGTCGGCGATTTGCAGAAAATAGCTGCCAGGGTGGAAGGGTTAGGGATACAAACAAACGTGGCGGGATAA
- a CDS encoding sialidase family protein, with amino-acid sequence MVLKNNNIALLLCLLLLSAGRVSGNDSFSEQTDRSRLRAIKPVILHSEIIPEPASVPSAHASTIVETGDGILAAWFGGTYERHPDVSIYTSRFKNGQWSEPVKVADGVQNESQRFPSWNPVLFKRDNGDLILYYKVGPSPSTWWGEYKISTDEGKSWSAMEAIPRGCLGPIKNKPVIIPGGKILYPTSIEIVGKWNVYMEMSNQDLTDWEKIEVDNNGFDAIQPSVLFHKDGALQILCRSKNERVVESWSYDNGKTWSPLAPTELPNNNSGTDAVTLSGGLQLIIYNPVTSGRNKLAIAGSYDGKIWEKLIDLEDQPSGEFSYPAIIQDKDGIIHVTYTYNRERIKYVQLKL; translated from the coding sequence ATGGTATTGAAAAATAATAACATTGCACTGCTGTTATGCCTGCTTTTACTATCGGCAGGACGAGTGTCTGGCAACGACTCTTTTTCTGAGCAAACTGACAGGAGCCGGTTACGTGCAATTAAACCGGTAATCCTTCATTCGGAAATAATCCCGGAGCCGGCTTCAGTGCCTTCAGCACATGCCTCGACCATTGTGGAGACAGGGGATGGCATATTGGCAGCATGGTTCGGGGGTACCTACGAGAGGCATCCCGATGTGAGTATTTATACTTCCAGATTCAAAAATGGCCAATGGAGCGAACCTGTTAAAGTGGCCGATGGCGTACAGAATGAGTCACAGAGATTTCCCAGCTGGAATCCGGTTCTGTTCAAACGTGACAATGGGGACTTGATCCTTTATTACAAAGTAGGGCCAAGTCCCAGTACCTGGTGGGGTGAATACAAGATATCGACCGATGAAGGTAAGAGTTGGTCTGCCATGGAGGCTATTCCGCGCGGATGCCTCGGGCCGATCAAAAACAAACCGGTCATCATCCCCGGAGGCAAAATACTCTACCCTACCAGTATAGAGATTGTAGGCAAATGGAATGTCTATATGGAGATGTCGAACCAGGATCTGACGGATTGGGAAAAGATAGAGGTCGACAATAATGGTTTTGACGCTATCCAGCCTTCAGTATTATTCCATAAGGATGGAGCCCTTCAAATTCTCTGCCGCTCGAAAAACGAAAGAGTAGTGGAGTCCTGGTCGTATGACAACGGTAAAACATGGTCGCCCCTGGCACCGACCGAGCTGCCCAATAATAACTCCGGTACGGATGCTGTGACCCTATCCGGTGGCTTGCAGTTGATTATCTACAATCCGGTTACCTCAGGTAGGAATAAATTGGCGATAGCCGGTTCATATGACGGTAAAATATGGGAGAAGCTGATCGATCTGGAAGACCAACCCTCCGGTGAATTCAGCTACCCTGCCATTATACAGGATAAGGACGGGATTATCCATGTGACTTATACCTATAATCGCGAGAGGATCAAATACGTGCAATTGAAGCTCTAA
- a CDS encoding Gfo/Idh/MocA family protein, with product MENRREFIKKVSAGVAAMAIGGTGFDLSAKSYAHIPGANDKIRVGVVGFSDRFRSSLLPSFMNHARELNFELVALSDIWNRRREEGRAYIKEKTGWDVALCRNNEELYDRNDIDAVIISTADFQHALHLVEAAKARKDAYCEKPFAETMDDANAALKACKESGIVVQIGSQRRSGANYHAAHDYIQSGKFGDIVIAEMCWNVNQPGRWRRPDLCASIRESDVDWNRYLMNRPKVAWDPRKYLEYRLFWPYSSGIPGQWMCHQIDTVHWFTGFPYPRSVVSNGGIYQWKDGRTNADTLTSVFDYGPLDDQEKGFQVVYSSRFSNSAGGTKELYYSNGGMLNLDTNEITPEGGLREREASAMGLKANLLDKFTLPSVTVEAEANTGGDPLTSAHMRNWMECVRAKNVATNCPVEAGHSHTIACAMANAAYRTGMRAVYDPATQQIMAGGKMFKY from the coding sequence ATGGAAAATAGAAGGGAGTTTATTAAAAAAGTATCGGCCGGGGTAGCTGCTATGGCCATTGGAGGTACCGGTTTTGATCTGAGCGCTAAGAGTTATGCCCATATCCCCGGTGCGAATGATAAGATCCGGGTAGGTGTTGTCGGTTTTTCCGACAGGTTCAGGAGTTCGCTTTTACCCAGCTTTATGAACCATGCCAGGGAGTTGAATTTCGAACTGGTAGCACTGTCGGATATCTGGAACCGCCGTCGTGAGGAGGGAAGAGCCTATATCAAGGAAAAAACCGGATGGGATGTCGCCCTGTGCCGCAATAACGAAGAACTGTATGACCGGAACGACATTGATGCGGTCATTATCAGCACGGCAGATTTCCAGCACGCCCTGCATCTGGTGGAGGCCGCAAAAGCGCGCAAGGATGCCTATTGCGAAAAACCGTTTGCGGAAACCATGGATGATGCCAATGCCGCATTAAAAGCCTGCAAGGAAAGCGGTATCGTGGTGCAGATAGGATCACAGCGCCGTAGTGGGGCAAATTACCATGCTGCCCATGATTATATCCAATCCGGAAAATTCGGTGATATCGTGATTGCCGAGATGTGCTGGAACGTGAACCAACCGGGCCGTTGGAGAAGGCCGGACTTATGTGCTTCTATCCGGGAGAGCGATGTGGACTGGAACCGCTATCTGATGAACCGTCCCAAAGTGGCGTGGGACCCACGCAAATATCTTGAATATCGCCTCTTCTGGCCCTATTCGTCGGGCATACCGGGACAATGGATGTGTCACCAGATCGACACGGTACACTGGTTCACCGGCTTCCCCTACCCGCGCAGCGTGGTATCCAACGGAGGGATTTACCAGTGGAAAGACGGCCGTACCAACGCCGATACGCTGACCTCGGTATTCGATTACGGGCCGCTGGATGATCAGGAGAAGGGTTTCCAGGTGGTTTATTCGTCCCGTTTCAGTAATTCTGCCGGGGGTACAAAGGAACTTTACTATTCGAACGGCGGGATGTTGAACCTGGATACCAACGAAATTACTCCCGAGGGCGGGCTGCGTGAGCGTGAGGCATCAGCCATGGGATTAAAGGCCAACCTGCTCGACAAGTTCACATTGCCGAGCGTTACCGTGGAAGCGGAAGCCAATACGGGAGGCGATCCCCTCACATCCGCCCATATGCGTAACTGGATGGAGTGTGTCAGGGCGAAGAATGTGGCCACCAACTGCCCGGTGGAAGCAGGGCATAGCCACACTATTGCCTGTGCCATGGCTAACGCCGCCTACCGGACAGGTATGCGTGCGGTGTACGATCCGGCAACACAACAGATCATGGCTGGAGGTAAGATGTTTAAGTACTAA
- a CDS encoding glycosyl hydrolase 2 galactose-binding domain-containing protein — protein MKLSHIIITLAGLFFLWSCTQKSTIEELVLTDNWYIHSAEGLDQDGETLSVSPVTDNWIQTSLPATVLGALCNAGVYEAPFFGMNLEEIPVEQFKKNWWYRTSFDLTGFDPEKEQTKLLLDGINYSANVWLNGRLILSADSAFGAFRQFACDITSIALESGNNLAIEILPPQPGDFYMGFVDWAPVPPDHNMGVYRPVRIKRSGKASIDRPFVITDVNTETLDEATLSISTELTNHHSEPKKMTLEARIENSVVSETFTVEPGKIFLAELGPEKFKELTIKNPRLWWPNGLGNPEMYTMHLSLKEGNTLCDTATVRFGIRTIDTYLNEQNVRGYKVNGREVLIKSAGWVDDLFLRDNTRSNRAQIRYVKEMNLNSLRFEGFWGTSREIYDLCDENGILLMVGWSCQWEWPDYLGLEMEVPEEDENIPINEGVDKYGVKITPEEEQLLSDMFRDQLLWLRNHPSIFVWAVGSDAMPKPSLEKKYAETMERYDKSRSLLVSAGDFTSELSGVTGMKMNGPYEYVPPVYWFEDKKLGGAFGFNTETGPGPQIPPISSIRKMIPEEYLWPPLNEMWDYHSGRKDFNSVKVYLNALNKRYGTPESLEELAMKAQWANYEAIRPMFEAFVVNRPVATGVVQWQLNSAWPEFYWQLYDWFLMPTGAYFGTKKACQPINIIYNYHDRKIYVSNDVLGDITEHTVRATLYDSQSKIIFEQGKKLSVKENTSVVFTELPELPGKKETYFLNLTLHDSQHKLVADNFYWLSGQEDQMDWDQYYWFYTPQKRYADFHELNNLPQPQVGATKKVYKEGDEWVVEIELSNTSKNIAFSIELLLVDNQTENPILPVYWSDNYVSLVNDDTKTVTARCSLADAISEPSVIIQGINVERIKK, from the coding sequence ATGAAGTTAAGTCATATTATCATTACGTTGGCAGGCCTTTTCTTTTTGTGGTCCTGTACGCAGAAAAGCACGATTGAAGAACTGGTTTTGACCGATAACTGGTATATCCATTCTGCTGAGGGATTGGATCAGGATGGAGAGACATTATCTGTCTCTCCGGTGACGGATAACTGGATACAAACATCTTTACCCGCCACGGTGTTAGGGGCATTATGCAATGCAGGCGTATATGAAGCCCCCTTTTTTGGTATGAATCTGGAAGAGATACCGGTTGAGCAGTTCAAAAAAAACTGGTGGTACCGGACCTCTTTCGACCTGACCGGGTTCGATCCGGAGAAAGAACAGACGAAGTTGCTGCTGGACGGCATCAATTACAGCGCCAATGTCTGGCTGAACGGACGGTTGATCCTTTCGGCAGACAGTGCTTTCGGAGCCTTCCGACAGTTTGCCTGTGATATCACCTCTATCGCTTTGGAATCGGGAAATAATCTGGCTATCGAGATATTGCCTCCGCAGCCGGGTGATTTCTATATGGGGTTTGTCGACTGGGCACCTGTCCCACCCGACCATAACATGGGTGTGTACCGGCCGGTAAGGATCAAGCGGAGTGGAAAGGCTTCAATCGACCGTCCTTTTGTGATAACCGATGTGAACACCGAAACATTGGATGAAGCCACCCTGTCCATTTCGACAGAACTGACCAATCATCATTCCGAACCAAAAAAAATGACCCTGGAAGCCAGGATAGAAAACAGTGTGGTCAGTGAGACTTTTACTGTGGAACCGGGTAAGATCTTTCTGGCCGAACTCGGCCCTGAAAAATTCAAAGAGTTGACCATAAAGAATCCCCGTCTCTGGTGGCCAAACGGACTGGGAAATCCGGAAATGTACACCATGCATCTGTCGCTGAAAGAGGGGAATACGCTCTGCGACACGGCGACGGTCCGCTTCGGTATCCGTACCATAGATACCTATCTCAATGAACAAAACGTACGGGGATATAAAGTAAACGGAAGGGAAGTGCTGATCAAGAGTGCCGGTTGGGTAGATGACCTCTTTCTTCGTGATAACACCCGTAGTAACAGGGCGCAGATACGCTACGTAAAGGAAATGAACCTTAATTCTCTCCGGTTTGAAGGCTTCTGGGGGACGAGCCGGGAGATATATGACCTCTGCGACGAAAACGGTATCCTGCTGATGGTCGGATGGAGCTGCCAATGGGAATGGCCCGATTACCTCGGCCTGGAGATGGAGGTTCCGGAAGAGGATGAGAATATTCCCATCAATGAAGGGGTCGATAAATATGGCGTGAAAATCACTCCTGAAGAAGAACAATTGTTATCGGATATGTTCAGGGATCAGCTGTTGTGGCTGCGTAACCACCCCTCTATTTTTGTCTGGGCGGTGGGTAGCGATGCCATGCCTAAGCCCTCATTGGAAAAGAAATACGCCGAGACAATGGAGAGGTATGACAAAAGCCGTTCGTTACTGGTCTCTGCCGGTGATTTTACCAGCGAGCTCTCCGGGGTAACGGGGATGAAGATGAACGGGCCTTATGAATACGTCCCTCCCGTCTATTGGTTCGAAGATAAAAAACTGGGGGGCGCTTTCGGGTTCAATACAGAAACAGGTCCCGGACCGCAAATACCCCCGATAAGCAGTATCAGGAAAATGATCCCCGAAGAATATCTTTGGCCGCCATTGAACGAGATGTGGGATTATCACTCGGGACGGAAAGACTTCAACAGTGTGAAAGTCTACCTGAATGCGTTAAACAAAAGATACGGCACACCGGAGAGTCTGGAAGAACTGGCCATGAAGGCGCAATGGGCGAATTATGAAGCTATCCGGCCGATGTTCGAGGCATTCGTCGTAAACCGTCCGGTAGCAACGGGAGTGGTGCAATGGCAGTTGAATTCAGCCTGGCCGGAATTTTACTGGCAACTTTACGATTGGTTTTTAATGCCTACCGGCGCCTATTTCGGCACAAAGAAAGCATGCCAACCCATCAATATCATTTACAACTATCATGACAGGAAAATATATGTTTCCAACGATGTATTGGGTGATATTACCGAACATACGGTCAGGGCAACATTGTACGACAGTCAGTCCAAAATAATATTCGAACAGGGGAAAAAGTTGTCTGTAAAAGAGAATACATCCGTCGTTTTTACCGAATTACCGGAACTACCCGGTAAAAAAGAAACCTATTTCCTGAACTTAACCTTGCATGACAGTCAGCACAAGCTGGTTGCCGACAATTTTTATTGGTTGTCGGGTCAGGAAGATCAGATGGATTGGGATCAATACTATTGGTTCTATACTCCCCAAAAGCGATATGCCGATTTCCACGAGTTGAATAACCTGCCTCAGCCGCAGGTGGGGGCTACAAAGAAAGTGTACAAAGAGGGCGACGAATGGGTTGTGGAGATAGAATTGAGCAATACCAGCAAGAATATCGCATTCAGTATAGAACTGTTATTAGTAGATAATCAGACAGAAAATCCGATACTTCCGGTGTATTGGAGTGATAATTATGTATCTTTGGTGAATGATGACACAAAAACGGTTACGGCTCGCTGTAGTCTGGCTGATGCAATATCTGAACCTTCGGTAATTATACAGGGAATAAATGTAGAACGGATAAAAAAATAA
- a CDS encoding alkaline phosphatase: MKKIHLLLLIVLSIFFVQCASTGNKTEEKAAPQVKNVIVMIGDGMGVSQVYAGLTANKGMLFLEKSQFVGFSKTYSANSYITDSAAGGTAIACGTKTKNGAIGVDPDGNPVKSMLEYAAENGLSTGVVVSCAVTHATPASFVAHQPSRKMEEEIAVDFVNSDLSVFIGGGKKYFDSRSDNENLLDKLSAKGFQIAFNLDDIKKVGSGKLAGLVADEHPALYPERGEFLPESVQAAINLLKNNDKGFCLMVEGSQIDWACHANDKDATISEMLDFDRAIKVAFDYADQDPNTLVIITADHETGGMSLTGGDLSTGEVEANYGTKGHSAVMVPVFAYGAGAAEFAGIYENTDILTKVLKLYGIEK; the protein is encoded by the coding sequence ATGAAAAAAATTCATTTATTGCTTCTTATTGTTTTATCGATATTCTTTGTACAATGTGCATCTACAGGTAATAAGACCGAAGAAAAGGCTGCCCCGCAGGTAAAGAACGTGATTGTGATGATTGGAGACGGCATGGGTGTCAGCCAGGTGTATGCGGGATTGACGGCAAATAAGGGAATGCTCTTCCTCGAAAAGAGTCAATTTGTAGGCTTCTCCAAGACCTATTCAGCAAACAGTTATATAACAGATTCAGCCGCAGGCGGTACCGCCATCGCATGCGGAACCAAAACAAAGAACGGTGCTATTGGTGTTGATCCTGATGGGAATCCGGTTAAATCGATGCTGGAGTATGCAGCTGAAAACGGTTTGTCTACTGGGGTTGTAGTGAGTTGTGCCGTTACCCATGCTACGCCGGCATCATTTGTTGCCCACCAGCCTAGTCGTAAAATGGAAGAGGAGATCGCAGTCGATTTTGTGAATTCTGATCTTTCGGTCTTTATTGGAGGAGGAAAGAAATACTTCGATAGTCGCTCTGATAACGAGAATCTGCTCGATAAACTGTCTGCAAAAGGTTTCCAGATTGCTTTCAATCTGGACGATATCAAGAAAGTCGGCTCGGGCAAACTGGCAGGTTTGGTAGCAGACGAACATCCGGCTCTCTATCCTGAAAGGGGGGAATTCCTTCCCGAAAGTGTACAGGCGGCTATCAATCTTCTGAAAAACAATGACAAAGGCTTTTGTCTGATGGTGGAAGGTTCCCAAATCGATTGGGCTTGCCATGCGAATGATAAGGATGCCACTATCAGTGAAATGCTGGATTTCGACCGGGCTATTAAAGTGGCTTTCGATTATGCGGACCAGGATCCCAATACGCTTGTCATTATTACCGCAGACCATGAGACAGGAGGCATGTCGCTTACAGGAGGTGACCTGTCGACCGGGGAAGTAGAAGCCAATTATGGTACAAAAGGGCATTCCGCCGTGATGGTTCCCGTGTTTGCCTATGGTGCAGGTGCAGCCGAATTTGCCGGGATATACGAGAATACCGATATTCTTACCAAAGTATTAAAGTTATATGGTATTGAAAAATAA
- a CDS encoding MFS transporter, with amino-acid sequence MLNLTSKKSYPWLVVGMLWFVALLNYLDRQMLATMKPFMEVDIAELVTATNFGRLMAVFLWIYAFMSPLSGVIADRLNRKWLIVVSLFVWSGVTLTMGYARNIDQLYILRAAMGVSEAFYVPAALSLIADYHQGKTRSLAIGFHTSGIYLGQAFGGFGATLAAGTSWQFTFHTFGLIGMMYSLLLIAFLRERKTYSIDTTRKRSVRQEFSAMGKGLSMLFSNIAFWVILFYFSAPSLPGWATKNWLPTLFSESLNMGMEKAGPLSTMTLAMASLVGVLVGGYMSDRWVAKRLKGRIYTGVIGLGLTIPALVLIGYGSGLALIVTGALMFGLGFGIFDVNNMPILCQFVPSRYRATGYGFMNLAGISAGAVITNELGKALDAGHMNTVFIAMIGAVVIAIILQLTVLRPRTIDMTDELLEKMK; translated from the coding sequence ATGTTAAATTTAACCTCAAAAAAATCCTATCCATGGTTAGTGGTGGGCATGCTGTGGTTTGTAGCGCTGTTGAACTATCTCGACCGGCAGATGCTTGCCACCATGAAACCATTTATGGAAGTGGATATAGCAGAACTGGTTACCGCAACCAATTTTGGACGGCTGATGGCGGTATTTCTCTGGATATACGCCTTTATGAGTCCATTATCGGGTGTTATTGCCGACCGGCTGAACCGCAAATGGCTGATCGTGGTCAGCCTCTTTGTCTGGTCGGGAGTAACCCTTACCATGGGGTATGCCCGGAATATAGACCAGTTATATATTCTGAGGGCCGCTATGGGTGTCAGTGAGGCTTTTTATGTACCTGCCGCCCTCTCCCTGATTGCGGATTATCATCAGGGAAAAACCCGGTCATTAGCCATTGGATTCCACACTTCAGGGATCTATCTCGGGCAGGCATTCGGTGGATTCGGAGCGACTCTGGCCGCAGGTACCTCCTGGCAGTTTACATTTCATACATTTGGCCTTATCGGAATGATGTATAGTTTGTTGTTGATTGCCTTTTTGCGTGAAAGGAAAACCTATTCGATCGATACAACCAGGAAGAGGTCTGTCAGGCAGGAATTCAGTGCAATGGGAAAGGGGCTGTCCATGCTTTTCTCCAATATTGCATTCTGGGTAATCCTCTTTTACTTTTCTGCACCGAGTCTGCCGGGATGGGCGACTAAAAACTGGCTGCCGACACTGTTCTCGGAATCACTCAATATGGGAATGGAAAAAGCAGGGCCTTTGTCGACTATGACATTGGCAATGGCGTCGTTAGTCGGTGTGTTGGTCGGAGGATATATGTCCGACCGTTGGGTAGCGAAGCGGTTAAAAGGACGGATCTATACTGGTGTGATCGGATTGGGACTCACTATTCCGGCATTGGTGTTGATCGGTTACGGTAGTGGTTTGGCCTTGATTGTTACCGGAGCACTTATGTTCGGTCTTGGATTCGGGATCTTCGATGTGAATAATATGCCGATCCTCTGCCAGTTTGTGCCGTCACGTTATCGTGCCACCGGTTACGGGTTTATGAATCTGGCAGGTATTTCTGCCGGGGCAGTGATTACCAATGAGCTAGGTAAAGCGTTGGATGCCGGTCATATGAATACTGTTTTTATTGCGATGATCGGAGCGGTTGTCATTGCCATTATCCTGCAGTTGACTGTCCTCAGGCCCAGAACGATAGACATGACGGATGAATTGCTGGAAAAAATGAAATAA